The proteins below are encoded in one region of Qingshengfaniella alkalisoli:
- a CDS encoding ABC transporter permease, translating to MNNRILRLLPGATLLAMLGPVVAGLIGVLLPAFGWMPALGMTQLTTDAFADLFAWPGLARASYLSVFVGLAATLFALTVVVMVCACWQGTRAFNWLERVLSPLLSLPHATAAFALAFLIAPSGWIVRLVSPWITGWDSPPDVLVLNDPMGLSLTLGLIVKEIPFLILMTLAALNQINAGPTIRAARSMGYSRHIAWLKLIFPRVYMQIRLPVYVVLAYSMTVVDVATILGPTTPPTLSVQILDWLSDPTLMRHSIAAAGAVWQLGLVAGVLFTWRASERIVASLGTRWIEKGTRGRDSGSLRMLAFALGGGSAFIIGLGLAVLTIWSFAGLWTFPDALPQKFTFKNWERHLPALRDTATETLQIAACASLISLTLSIGCLEAEHRFNLRMRRYSWWLLYIPLIVPQVSFLPGLQMLFLQLGATSGTKAVICAHIVFVLPYVFLSLGDPFRNWDERFATVGASLGHGPDTTLWRLRLPMLLRPILTATAVGFAVSIGQYLPTLLTGGGRVTTLTTEAVALASGSDRRAIGAYGLALTASAMLPFALATLLPRAMWRNRRGLAHG from the coding sequence TTGAATAATCGCATATTGCGCCTTTTGCCCGGCGCGACGCTGCTTGCGATGCTTGGCCCGGTTGTGGCCGGGCTGATCGGTGTGCTGCTGCCCGCTTTCGGGTGGATGCCCGCACTGGGAATGACTCAGCTCACCACCGACGCCTTTGCCGATCTGTTTGCATGGCCCGGGCTGGCGCGCGCCTCCTACCTGAGCGTCTTTGTCGGGTTGGCGGCAACGCTCTTCGCCCTGACCGTCGTGGTCATGGTCTGCGCCTGCTGGCAGGGTACCCGCGCCTTCAACTGGCTGGAACGTGTGTTGTCACCCCTTCTGTCCCTGCCGCACGCGACGGCAGCCTTCGCACTGGCCTTCCTTATCGCCCCGTCGGGGTGGATTGTGCGGCTTGTCTCGCCCTGGATAACGGGCTGGGACAGCCCGCCCGACGTGCTGGTCTTGAACGATCCAATGGGACTGAGCTTGACGCTCGGCCTGATCGTCAAGGAAATCCCTTTCCTGATCCTGATGACGCTGGCTGCACTGAACCAGATCAACGCTGGTCCCACAATCCGCGCCGCCCGCAGCATGGGATACAGCCGGCACATCGCGTGGTTAAAGCTGATATTCCCGCGCGTATACATGCAAATCCGGCTGCCTGTGTATGTCGTGCTGGCTTATTCCATGACGGTGGTCGATGTCGCAACGATTCTTGGTCCAACGACACCACCAACGCTTTCCGTGCAAATCCTTGACTGGCTGTCTGATCCGACCCTCATGCGCCACAGCATCGCCGCAGCCGGGGCGGTCTGGCAGTTGGGACTGGTGGCAGGAGTTTTGTTCACATGGCGCGCAAGTGAACGCATCGTCGCTTCGCTCGGCACCAGGTGGATAGAAAAAGGCACACGCGGACGCGACAGCGGATCGCTGCGAATGCTCGCTTTTGCACTCGGCGGCGGATCGGCCTTCATCATCGGGCTGGGTCTGGCTGTTTTGACGATCTGGTCATTCGCTGGACTATGGACCTTCCCCGACGCGTTGCCGCAGAAATTCACTTTCAAGAACTGGGAACGCCACCTGCCAGCCTTGCGCGACACCGCAACTGAAACCCTGCAAATCGCGGCCTGCGCAAGCCTCATCTCGCTGACCCTGTCTATCGGATGCCTGGAGGCCGAGCACCGCTTCAATCTGCGCATGCGCCGCTATAGCTGGTGGTTGCTCTACATACCCCTGATCGTGCCCCAGGTCAGCTTTCTGCCCGGATTACAGATGCTATTTCTACAACTCGGGGCGACCTCTGGCACCAAAGCCGTGATCTGCGCACATATCGTCTTCGTTCTGCCCTATGTATTTCTGTCACTAGGTGATCCGTTCCGAAACTGGGATGAACGCTTCGCAACAGTTGGGGCATCTCTTGGGCACGGACCGGATACCACCTTGTGGAGGTTACGCCTGCCCATGCTTCTGCGGCCGATCCTAACCGCGACTGCGGTCGGTTTCGCTGTGTCAATCGGCCAATATCTTCCCACGCTACTGACCGGCGGCGGGCGTGTGACGACCTTAACGACAGAGGCGGTGGCTCTGGCATCGGGCAGCGACCGGCGCGCGATCGGGGCCTATGGCCTGGCATTGACAGCCAGCGCGATGCTGCCCTTCGCGCTGGCCACCCTGCTTCCTCGCGCCATGTGGCGGAACCGTCGGGGTCTAGCGCATGGCTGA
- a CDS encoding chloramphenicol phosphotransferase CPT family protein: MILNGAPRSGKSSIAAAMQDLSDEPWVNLGVDAQNRTLPEKLLPGIGLRPGGERPDLEPVVRRLYSALYASVAAHSREGFNVVVDVGHHHCYLQDLDVWRICARHLKGLRVLLVGVCCPLEEIMQRRSSSQPGREALYLQIDENGAVPEPILRWQEAVHKPDIYDLEIDSSVLTPQEAAQMILAALPEYILPGALNRHASN; this comes from the coding sequence GTGATCCTGAACGGGGCGCCGCGCTCGGGCAAGTCGAGTATTGCAGCCGCGATGCAAGATCTGTCGGACGAACCGTGGGTTAATCTGGGCGTCGACGCACAGAACCGAACGCTACCTGAAAAACTGCTGCCGGGCATCGGGCTCAGGCCGGGGGGCGAGCGTCCGGACTTGGAACCCGTTGTGCGGCGTTTGTATTCTGCGCTTTACGCCTCGGTCGCTGCTCATAGCCGCGAAGGGTTCAACGTGGTTGTCGACGTGGGCCATCATCATTGCTACTTACAAGATTTGGATGTCTGGCGCATTTGTGCTCGGCACTTGAAGGGCCTTCGGGTTCTCCTCGTTGGGGTGTGCTGTCCACTGGAGGAAATCATGCAGCGCCGAAGCAGCTCACAGCCTGGCCGCGAAGCGTTGTATCTTCAGATCGACGAGAACGGAGCCGTGCCCGAGCCGATCCTGCGATGGCAGGAAGCAGTCCACAAGCCGGACATATACGACCTGGAAATCGACAGCTCGGTGCTCACACCGCAAGAGGCAGCGCAGATGATCCTAGCGGCGCTTCCAGAATACATCCTTCCCGGTGCCTTGAATCGCCATGCCAGCAATTAG
- a CDS encoding CDP-alcohol phosphatidyltransferase family protein has translation MLDKHARIFIDPPLNRLGGILAASGVKADMVTAAGLVLGLLSAAVIALGAPGWALLPLLASRFADGLDGAVARATQRTDFGGYFDIAADFLFYGAVPMGFVWLDPAQNGAAGAFLLTSFYFNGSSFLGFAILAERRKMESDARGLKSLYFTGGLLEGTETIVFFILLCLLPQWFAPLAWLFGTLCFITASSRILLAYRLFSHDHGESA, from the coding sequence ATGCTGGATAAACACGCACGCATATTCATTGATCCACCGCTGAACCGGCTCGGCGGCATTCTTGCCGCATCTGGCGTCAAGGCAGATATGGTAACGGCTGCGGGGCTGGTTCTTGGGCTGCTGAGCGCCGCTGTCATCGCCTTGGGCGCACCGGGCTGGGCGCTTCTTCCGCTGCTGGCTAGTCGCTTCGCAGATGGGCTGGACGGTGCCGTGGCACGCGCAACGCAAAGGACAGATTTTGGGGGCTATTTCGACATCGCGGCGGATTTCTTGTTCTACGGTGCGGTTCCGATGGGCTTCGTCTGGCTTGACCCGGCACAAAACGGCGCAGCCGGAGCCTTCCTGCTGACCAGCTTCTACTTCAATGGAAGTAGCTTTCTGGGCTTCGCCATACTCGCTGAACGCCGCAAGATGGAAAGCGACGCGCGAGGGCTCAAGTCACTCTATTTCACCGGCGGTCTGCTAGAAGGTACGGAAACGATCGTTTTCTTCATCCTGCTATGCCTGCTGCCACAATGGTTCGCGCCGCTGGCATGGCTGTTCGGCACGCTGTGTTTCATCACTGCCTCGTCGCGCATCCTGTTGGCCTATCGTCTGTTTTCCCACGACCATGGAGAATCTGCATGA
- a CDS encoding TRAP transporter large permease translates to MDTIEIGLAVTGGLLVLVLLGMRVAFAAGLAGLIGLIWIFWSKKGYDPAEFSWALTVATKTAGQVPHSKVASQALSLIPTFILIGYLAYYAGLTKALFEAAKRWVAWVPGGLAVSTVFATAGFAAVSGASVATSAVFARIAIPEMLAVGYDKKFAAGVVAAGGTLASLIPPSAILVIYAIIVEQDVGKLLLAGFIPGAFSALVYGTLIIALGLTIKGFGPPVKGFTWRERFVSLPPALPIFFVVFIIILFIYNPFGGDAWGTPTEGGALGAFVVFCMAVWKGMRWREFRDALLETAKLSVMIFTIIWGVLIYVRFLGFADLPGAFSDWITSLNHPPIITLIMILLAYAVLGMFMDAIGMLLLTLPVVYPAVMALNGGEAVTAADSAFGMNAQMCAIWFGILVVKMAEFCLITPPIGLNCFVVAGVRDDISVQDVFRGVTPFFIADGVTIALLVAFPGIVLWLPSLV, encoded by the coding sequence ATGGATACGATTGAAATTGGTCTGGCGGTCACGGGCGGGCTGCTGGTACTGGTTTTGTTGGGCATGCGTGTGGCCTTCGCCGCCGGCCTTGCAGGGCTTATTGGCTTGATCTGGATCTTCTGGTCCAAGAAAGGCTACGATCCGGCCGAATTCAGTTGGGCGCTGACCGTCGCGACAAAAACGGCCGGGCAGGTGCCGCATTCCAAGGTGGCGTCCCAAGCGCTGTCTTTGATTCCCACGTTCATTCTGATCGGCTATCTCGCCTATTATGCGGGTCTGACCAAAGCGTTGTTCGAAGCTGCCAAGCGTTGGGTGGCTTGGGTGCCTGGCGGGCTGGCAGTGTCTACCGTCTTTGCCACGGCGGGGTTTGCTGCCGTGTCAGGTGCCTCGGTCGCGACCTCGGCCGTGTTCGCGCGGATTGCAATCCCGGAAATGCTTGCCGTCGGATATGACAAGAAATTCGCAGCGGGCGTCGTTGCGGCGGGTGGCACGCTAGCATCGCTCATCCCACCATCGGCAATCCTGGTGATCTACGCCATCATCGTTGAGCAGGACGTGGGCAAACTGCTTCTCGCGGGTTTCATACCCGGTGCGTTCTCCGCACTGGTCTACGGAACACTGATCATTGCGTTGGGACTGACCATCAAGGGGTTCGGGCCACCTGTGAAGGGGTTCACCTGGCGCGAACGCTTTGTGTCCCTTCCGCCAGCCCTGCCGATCTTTTTCGTGGTCTTCATCATAATTCTGTTCATCTACAACCCGTTTGGTGGCGATGCATGGGGCACACCGACCGAGGGCGGGGCGCTCGGTGCTTTCGTTGTCTTCTGCATGGCGGTCTGGAAGGGAATGCGGTGGCGAGAATTCCGCGATGCATTGCTGGAAACAGCCAAGCTGTCGGTGATGATCTTCACGATAATCTGGGGCGTCCTGATTTATGTACGCTTCTTGGGATTTGCGGATTTGCCGGGCGCATTCTCGGACTGGATTACATCGCTGAATCACCCCCCGATCATCACGCTGATCATGATCCTGCTAGCCTATGCAGTGCTAGGAATGTTCATGGACGCTATTGGCATGCTGCTGTTGACCCTGCCCGTGGTCTACCCGGCGGTCATGGCCTTGAACGGGGGCGAGGCCGTGACCGCCGCCGACAGCGCCTTCGGAATGAACGCGCAGATGTGCGCAATCTGGTTCGGCATTCTCGTCGTGAAGATGGCGGAATTCTGTTTGATCACGCCACCTATCGGGCTCAACTGCTTCGTTGTGGCAGGCGTGCGAGACGACATTTCGGTTCAAGACGTGTTCCGTGGCGTGACACCCTTCTTTATCGCGGACGGGGTGACAATTGCCCTGCTGGTTGCCTTCCCCGGCATTGTCCTGTGGTTGCCGAGCCTCGTGTGA
- a CDS encoding TRAP transporter small permease subunit, producing MAGRSSVLSDDTLLSRLDLKLYTLERWLALLSGLAVFALMVLAVISVSGRNFLNQPLPGYVDWIQQAMPLIAFMGISYVQRDGAHIRMDMIVGQLKGRPLHAVELITTLAILLLMVLMVWGSWAHFSRSFDFAAPMWSRDSSFDIGLPLWPAKLLAPVAFFVLCLRLVLQVWGYARAFVEDAVRPVAVPLVEDAATQAAHEAEQMTGAD from the coding sequence ATGGCGGGCAGGTCTTCGGTTTTGAGCGACGACACGCTGCTCAGCAGGCTCGATCTCAAGTTATATACGCTGGAACGCTGGCTTGCGTTGTTGAGCGGGCTGGCGGTTTTTGCCTTGATGGTCCTGGCGGTCATTTCCGTCAGTGGCCGTAATTTCTTGAACCAGCCCTTGCCCGGCTATGTGGACTGGATACAGCAGGCGATGCCCCTGATTGCCTTCATGGGAATTTCCTACGTCCAGCGCGACGGTGCACATATACGCATGGACATGATCGTCGGGCAGTTGAAGGGCCGCCCGCTCCATGCGGTGGAACTGATCACGACGCTTGCGATCTTGCTGTTGATGGTGCTGATGGTCTGGGGCTCGTGGGCACATTTCAGCCGCAGCTTCGATTTTGCCGCTCCGATGTGGAGCAGGGACAGTTCCTTCGACATCGGTCTTCCCTTGTGGCCAGCAAAGCTGCTGGCACCCGTCGCGTTCTTTGTGCTTTGCCTGCGCCTTGTGCTTCAAGTCTGGGGATATGCTCGGGCGTTCGTTGAAGATGCGGTGCGGCCCGTCGCGGTACCGCTTGTCGAGGATGCGGCGACGCAGGCCGCGCATGAGGCAGAACAGATGACCGGCGCGGATTGA
- a CDS encoding substrate-binding domain-containing protein has product MSYIKMTASVLALSAVSATTAAARDQVQVAGSSTVLPYASIVAEAFGENFDFPAPVVESGGSSAGLKKFCEGVGENTIDVANASRKIRDGEVETCAANGVEEIIEVRIGYDGIVFASDINGPEFTAFTEEQWYMAMAAQIVQDGALVDNPYTTWAEIDSSLPDVAIQAFIPGTKHGTREVFEEKVLLGGCETSGALEALVETGLSEDDAEGACMAVRTDGVAVDIDGDYTETLSRIASNPDGIGVFGLAFYENNTDKLKVATMGGIEPSTETIASGEYPVSRPLYFYVKKAHIGEVPGLKEYAEFFVSDAVAGPNGPLANYGLVSDPELAQTQEQIANEDAMAPATN; this is encoded by the coding sequence ATGTCCTACATCAAAATGACCGCCTCCGTTCTGGCGCTGTCCGCTGTTTCCGCTACCACCGCAGCAGCCCGCGATCAGGTTCAGGTTGCCGGTTCTTCCACCGTCCTGCCTTACGCGTCGATCGTAGCCGAGGCTTTCGGCGAGAACTTCGACTTTCCGGCCCCCGTCGTTGAATCCGGCGGCTCTTCCGCTGGTCTGAAAAAGTTCTGCGAAGGCGTTGGAGAAAACACCATCGACGTCGCTAACGCATCCCGCAAGATCCGCGATGGCGAAGTAGAAACTTGCGCCGCCAATGGCGTTGAAGAAATCATCGAAGTTCGCATCGGTTATGACGGCATTGTCTTTGCCAGCGACATCAACGGCCCCGAGTTCACCGCCTTCACCGAAGAGCAGTGGTACATGGCGATGGCAGCCCAGATCGTTCAGGATGGCGCTCTGGTCGACAACCCGTACACCACATGGGCCGAAATCGACTCCTCGCTGCCCGACGTCGCAATCCAGGCCTTTATCCCGGGCACCAAGCACGGCACACGTGAAGTCTTCGAAGAAAAAGTTCTTCTCGGCGGTTGTGAAACCTCTGGCGCACTCGAGGCTCTGGTCGAAACCGGCCTGTCCGAAGACGACGCGGAAGGCGCATGCATGGCGGTTCGTACGGACGGTGTGGCTGTCGACATCGATGGTGACTACACCGAAACGCTGTCGCGCATCGCATCCAACCCCGATGGCATTGGCGTATTCGGCCTGGCGTTCTACGAGAACAACACCGACAAGCTGAAAGTGGCAACGATGGGCGGCATCGAGCCTTCCACCGAAACCATCGCGTCCGGTGAATACCCGGTTTCCCGCCCGCTCTACTTCTACGTTAAGAAGGCGCATATCGGCGAGGTTCCCGGCCTGAAAGAGTACGCGGAATTCTTCGTGTCTGACGCCGTTGCCGGCCCGAACGGCCCGCTTGCCAATTACGGTCTGGTGTCCGATCCGGAACTTGCTCAGACTCAAGAGCAGATCGCGAACGAAGACGCCATGGCTCCGGCCACCAACT
- a CDS encoding C4-dicarboxylate ABC transporter substrate-binding protein — MKSLIGTSALALLAASFATETAATEWNVSLWGKRRAFTEHVEKLAELVDQKTDGAFTLNISYGGLSQNTENLDGISIGAFEMAQFCAGYHEDKNPSITVLELPFLGVSSLDQERDLSMALYQHPAVVEDLARWNATLLMPSPMPQYNIAGSGEAPTTLESFDGLTVRATGGIGDAMSMLGAVPTSMSASEVRQALDSGVVKAVSFAPHAHMSFGVVETADWWTTNLNPGTVNCPVVVNTDALDALTDEEREALLGSVEEALDHYVDYYENETMAKWWPTLEDRGIEEITYDDSAVESFKEMTAGPAATAWIEKNSGTIPAQELYDFVQDKLTDGQS, encoded by the coding sequence ATGAAATCACTCATTGGAACATCTGCGCTTGCGCTTTTGGCTGCGTCCTTCGCGACGGAAACCGCTGCGACCGAATGGAACGTGTCGTTATGGGGCAAGCGCCGCGCCTTTACCGAGCATGTCGAAAAGCTTGCGGAACTGGTTGATCAGAAGACCGACGGCGCGTTCACCTTGAACATTTCCTATGGCGGGCTGTCCCAAAACACCGAGAACCTCGACGGGATTTCCATCGGTGCCTTCGAGATGGCGCAATTCTGTGCGGGGTATCACGAAGACAAGAACCCCTCGATCACGGTGCTGGAACTGCCGTTTCTTGGTGTAAGTTCGCTTGATCAGGAACGCGACCTGTCTATGGCGCTCTATCAGCATCCGGCAGTGGTAGAGGATCTGGCGCGGTGGAACGCGACCCTTCTGATGCCGTCACCGATGCCGCAATATAACATTGCCGGTTCGGGCGAAGCACCTACGACGCTGGAATCCTTCGACGGGCTTACCGTGCGCGCGACGGGTGGCATTGGCGACGCGATGTCGATGCTCGGTGCGGTGCCGACATCCATGTCTGCAAGCGAGGTGCGCCAGGCACTCGATTCCGGGGTGGTGAAGGCCGTGTCCTTTGCTCCGCACGCACATATGTCCTTCGGCGTCGTGGAAACCGCCGACTGGTGGACGACCAATTTGAACCCCGGCACGGTAAACTGCCCCGTCGTGGTCAATACCGATGCGCTGGATGCGCTGACGGATGAGGAACGCGAAGCGCTTCTTGGGTCGGTTGAGGAGGCGCTCGATCATTATGTCGACTACTACGAGAACGAAACAATGGCCAAATGGTGGCCGACGCTGGAAGATCGCGGGATCGAGGAAATCACCTATGACGATTCTGCAGTCGAGTCCTTCAAGGAAATGACTGCAGGTCCCGCTGCCACCGCCTGGATCGAAAAGAATTCCGGCACCATCCCGGCGCAGGAGCTTTACGACTTCGTTCAGGACAAGCTGACTGACGGACAATCGTAA
- a CDS encoding ATP-binding cassette domain-containing protein encodes MAEGLRLEHVSITLPDRRQIRLNDAIRPGEVLSLMGPSGSGKSTILSALIGALPQEIPFRGRIILNSRDITMLPTEARRIGILFQDDLLFPHLSVGGNLAFGLTSNIEGRATRQAEVNRALNDIGLTGFYDRDPATLSGGQRQRVALARVLLSKPQALLLDEPFSRLDTILRQQMRDLVFSRTRNLPVLLVTHDPEDAQAAGGRIVRLG; translated from the coding sequence ATGGCTGAAGGACTCCGGCTGGAACACGTCTCGATCACCCTGCCCGACCGACGACAAATTCGGCTGAACGACGCAATCCGACCCGGCGAAGTCCTGAGCCTGATGGGGCCGTCCGGTTCAGGAAAATCAACTATCCTGTCGGCGTTGATCGGTGCCTTGCCTCAAGAAATACCTTTTCGAGGTCGGATCATCCTGAATAGCCGTGACATCACGATGCTTCCGACCGAAGCGCGTCGTATTGGTATCCTGTTTCAGGATGATCTGCTGTTTCCTCATCTCTCGGTCGGCGGGAATCTCGCCTTCGGACTGACATCGAACATCGAGGGCCGCGCCACGCGTCAGGCAGAGGTTAACCGGGCGCTAAATGATATCGGCCTGACAGGGTTCTATGATCGCGACCCTGCGACGCTTTCGGGTGGTCAACGTCAACGTGTCGCTTTGGCGCGCGTGCTGCTCTCCAAACCTCAAGCGCTGTTGCTGGATGAGCCGTTTTCACGTCTCGACACCATACTACGACAGCAAATGCGGGATCTGGTCTTCAGCCGCACCCGGAATCTGCCAGTTCTACTGGTCACTCATGACCCGGAAGACGCGCAGGCCGCGGGAGGAAGGATCGTCCGGCTGGGCTAG
- a CDS encoding amidase codes for MGSDRKSGMIPLIELDAVALRDRIARGELAALDVVEAYIEQIRQREPEVQAWIWHDPDFARHQAKQLDAHRKSGKPLGRLHGLPVGIKDVIDTQKIPTGNGTMLDQGRLPMADAFVVKRLKQEGAIIMGKTVTTELAYLHPSGTRNPHNPDHTPGGSSAGSAAAVAAAMVPLAIGTQTGGSIIRPASFCGVTGFKPSFGAIPRTGVLMQSQTLDTVGTFAHDPAGAAMLAEVLFGQDSADPATTLQPFPALLDTAQADPPVAPRFAMIKPPEWDRADPDLHHAFEELAEHLHHRCFPARLHSQFDKAAEQRAIINVAEMVRCYQGYAARSDGLSDTLQEALDHGQSVSAKDYLTALDWRELLTATLDEIFQQCDAMLCPAALGPAPESHATTGDAIFNGLWTLCGVPAITIPVFTASNGMPMGLQLVGPRGDDARLLRNANWLYKTLAAHE; via the coding sequence ATGGGCAGTGATCGTAAGTCAGGCATGATCCCGCTAATCGAACTGGACGCCGTGGCGCTTCGAGATCGCATTGCGCGAGGCGAGCTTGCGGCGCTCGATGTGGTCGAAGCCTATATCGAACAGATCCGTCAACGCGAACCGGAGGTGCAGGCATGGATTTGGCATGACCCGGACTTCGCAAGGCATCAAGCCAAGCAGCTTGACGCACATCGCAAGTCAGGAAAGCCATTGGGGCGTCTGCATGGTCTGCCGGTCGGGATCAAGGATGTCATCGACACTCAGAAAATCCCAACTGGAAACGGCACAATGCTGGATCAGGGTCGTTTACCCATGGCCGACGCCTTCGTTGTCAAACGGCTGAAACAGGAAGGCGCGATCATCATGGGCAAGACCGTCACGACGGAGCTTGCCTATCTGCACCCCTCCGGGACACGCAACCCCCATAATCCGGATCATACACCGGGCGGGTCGTCGGCGGGCTCCGCCGCCGCCGTAGCCGCAGCCATGGTTCCACTGGCGATCGGTACACAGACGGGAGGATCAATTATTCGCCCCGCGTCCTTTTGCGGGGTCACGGGATTCAAGCCCAGCTTCGGTGCGATACCCCGAACCGGCGTGTTGATGCAGTCCCAAACGCTGGATACAGTGGGAACCTTCGCGCACGACCCCGCAGGCGCGGCAATGCTGGCGGAGGTTCTCTTCGGGCAAGACAGCGCCGACCCGGCCACAACATTGCAGCCCTTCCCTGCCCTGTTGGACACCGCACAGGCCGACCCACCCGTCGCTCCGCGATTTGCCATGATTAAGCCGCCTGAATGGGACCGTGCCGACCCCGACCTACACCACGCGTTCGAGGAGCTGGCCGAGCATCTTCACCACCGTTGCTTTCCTGCTCGCCTACACTCGCAGTTCGACAAGGCGGCGGAACAACGTGCGATCATCAACGTCGCGGAGATGGTGCGCTGCTATCAGGGCTATGCCGCGCGATCAGATGGCCTGTCAGATACGTTGCAGGAGGCGCTGGATCATGGGCAATCGGTTTCGGCGAAGGATTATCTGACGGCATTAGATTGGCGAGAGCTGCTGACTGCCACGCTGGACGAAATTTTCCAGCAATGCGATGCCATGCTCTGCCCCGCTGCACTTGGCCCCGCGCCGGAAAGTCATGCCACAACCGGCGATGCCATTTTCAACGGGCTGTGGACGTTATGCGGCGTGCCCGCCATTACCATTCCGGTATTCACAGCCTCCAATGGGATGCCAATGGGATTGCAACTGGTTGGCCCGCGCGGTGATGATGCAAGGCTGCTTCGCAACGCCAACTGGCTCTACAAGACTCTCGCCGCACATGAATAG
- a CDS encoding ABC transporter substrate-binding protein, with amino-acid sequence MNRILAALLALGIAPLHAESAPDPSDWDVVLETAKGQTVYWNAWGGSVITNEFIAWVAERVSEDFGVTLEHVKLSDTADAVTRVVAEKAAGKDEGGAVDLIWINGANFAAMKENDLLFGPWVNDLPNWQYVDVHGKTVQTDFTVPTDGLEAPWSMAQVVFMYDAEKLPAPPTNMQDILDLVRDNPGRFTFPQPPDFLGATFLKQALYDLADDPAPLLKPVQDADYDSVTAPLWAYLDELTPLLWRQGLAYPQSGPQQIQLLADKEIDLAISFSPGEASAAIENFELPDTFRTFVLEKGTIGNASFVAVPYNANAKSGAMVVANFLMSPEAQARAQDPKYLGVGTILDMDKLDESDRALFDDIDLGVATLTPEELGTALPEPHPSWMTRIQDDWTERFGVGRE; translated from the coding sequence ATGAACCGCATTCTTGCTGCCTTGCTTGCGCTCGGCATTGCCCCGTTACACGCTGAAAGCGCACCGGACCCTTCGGACTGGGACGTGGTCTTGGAAACGGCGAAGGGTCAGACGGTTTACTGGAACGCCTGGGGCGGGTCGGTCATCACCAACGAGTTCATTGCATGGGTCGCCGAGCGCGTCTCGGAGGATTTCGGCGTCACGCTTGAGCATGTGAAACTGTCGGACACGGCTGACGCGGTGACGCGGGTCGTGGCCGAGAAGGCCGCTGGCAAGGACGAGGGCGGTGCGGTCGATCTGATCTGGATCAACGGGGCCAATTTCGCGGCGATGAAGGAGAACGACCTGTTGTTCGGGCCATGGGTGAATGACCTTCCCAATTGGCAATATGTCGACGTCCACGGCAAGACGGTTCAAACGGATTTCACAGTTCCCACAGATGGGCTGGAAGCACCTTGGTCGATGGCGCAGGTTGTGTTCATGTACGACGCCGAGAAGCTTCCAGCGCCGCCAACGAATATGCAAGACATTCTGGATCTGGTACGCGACAACCCCGGCCGCTTCACCTTTCCGCAACCACCTGATTTTCTGGGAGCCACTTTTCTGAAGCAGGCGCTGTACGATCTGGCGGATGATCCCGCGCCGCTACTTAAGCCTGTCCAAGACGCCGACTACGACTCTGTCACAGCGCCGCTTTGGGCCTATCTTGATGAATTGACCCCGTTGCTGTGGCGTCAGGGATTGGCCTACCCTCAAAGCGGGCCGCAGCAGATACAGCTTCTAGCGGATAAGGAAATTGATCTGGCAATCTCGTTCAGCCCCGGCGAGGCATCCGCCGCAATCGAAAATTTCGAGTTGCCCGATACCTTCCGAACCTTCGTTCTGGAGAAGGGCACAATCGGCAATGCCTCTTTCGTCGCAGTCCCATATAACGCCAATGCCAAATCGGGTGCGATGGTGGTAGCGAACTTCCTGATGTCGCCAGAGGCCCAAGCCCGCGCCCAAGATCCAAAGTATCTGGGTGTCGGAACCATTCTGGACATGGACAAGCTGGATGAAAGTGACCGCGCACTTTTCGATGACATCGACCTTGGCGTTGCGACACTGACCCCGGAAGAGCTCGGCACGGCATTGCCAGAGCCACACCCGTCCTGGATGACGCGTATTCAAGACGACTGGACCGAACGCTTTGGCGTAGGCCGCGAGTGA